One Cuculus canorus isolate bCucCan1 chromosome 1, bCucCan1.pri, whole genome shotgun sequence DNA segment encodes these proteins:
- the SYCP3 gene encoding synaptonemal complex protein 3 translates to MAPSGRKHGGKAAKPAPDYQAIPAYDFKEESKELSGSEEDIREGETPIMDKHGKKRPLVTTHVVSDDVGGEVQNMLERFGADINKALLAKRKRLEMYTKASLKTSNQKIENVWKTQQEQRQKLNHEFSQQFLTLFQQWDVDVQKAEEQEEKLANMFRQQQKVFQQTRIVQSQRLKTIKQLYDQFLKSMEELEKSNESLLAGAQSELRKEMTMLQKKIMMDTQQQEMASVRKSLQSMLF, encoded by the exons ATGGCACCATCAGGAAGAAAGCATGGAGGAAAGGCTGCTAAACCAGCACCGGATTATCAAGCTATACCTGCTTATGACTTTAAGGAGGAAAGTAAAGAGCTGAGTGGATCAGAGGAAGATATTAGAGAAG GTGAAACACCAATAATGGACaagcatggaaagaaaagacctttggTAACTACTCATGTGGTTTCGGATGATGTGGG GGGTGAAGTACAGAATATGCTGGAAAGATTTGGAG CTGACATTAACAAGGCTCTCTTAGCTAAGAGAAAAAGATTAGAAATGTATACAAAAGCCTCACTCAAAACCAGTAACCAGAAGATTgaaaatgtttggaaaacacagcaagagcAAAG GCAGAAGCTCAATCATGAGTTCTCCCAGCAGTTCCTGACTTTATTTCAGCAATGGGATGTAGAtgtgcagaaagcagaagaacaggaagaaaaactagCG AATATGTTCCGTCAGCAACAAAAAGTTTTTCAACAGACAAGAATAGTTCAGAGTCAGAGACTGAAAACCATTAAGCAACTCTATGACCAATTCCTAAAG AGTAtggaagagctggagaagagcaatgaaagtCTTCTAGCGGGTGCACAAAGTGAACTTCGCAAAGAAATGACTATGTTACAGAAGAAGATTATGATGGACACT caacagcaggagATGGCAAGTGTTCGGAAGTCTCTTCAATCCATGTTATTCTGA